One region of Chloroflexota bacterium genomic DNA includes:
- a CDS encoding aconitase X catalytic domain-containing protein — protein sequence MALVLSAEEQALLDGEAGPGVQRAMEIVATLGRIYDAPDLVPVTHAQIAGVSYKNLGDAGVEFLNEWADQGATVRVATTLNPAGMEYDRWQEMGIDPKFALPQLSAIDAFTKMGIIPTLSCTPYLFPEYTPARGDHLAWAESSAVIFANSVIGARTNREGGPSALAAAIVGRTPRYGYHLDERRRADVVVELRVPVKSIADFGALSYVVGNQVGNSCLWFADLAEWLPALPGNLTDGGEAGDRLKTLGAGLAAYGAVALYHIAGYTPEALDPGDSLVRPNARRLVVNSLESGFRIMDADPDLRQIDLVTLGCPHASLSEIEHIAGMVDGQALSTRLWVTTARITRDRAREAGWVNTIEAAGGQVIADTCGVVAPLRSLGIKRMATNAGKMACYAPAHSGVQMRFGSMVQCLEAALTGEWPEAPETGDGFQGQS from the coding sequence ATGGCATTAGTACTTTCGGCCGAGGAACAGGCTCTTCTGGATGGCGAGGCGGGACCAGGTGTGCAACGAGCCATGGAGATCGTTGCAACGTTGGGGCGCATCTACGATGCCCCCGACCTGGTGCCGGTCACACATGCCCAAATCGCCGGGGTAAGCTACAAGAATCTGGGGGATGCCGGCGTGGAATTTCTCAATGAGTGGGCCGACCAGGGCGCGACCGTTCGGGTGGCGACCACCCTGAACCCCGCGGGCATGGAGTATGATCGCTGGCAGGAGATGGGGATCGACCCCAAGTTTGCACTGCCCCAGCTCAGCGCAATCGACGCCTTCACGAAGATGGGCATCATACCCACACTGAGCTGTACCCCTTATCTGTTTCCCGAGTATACACCGGCCCGTGGCGATCATCTGGCCTGGGCGGAGAGCTCAGCGGTCATCTTTGCCAACTCGGTGATTGGAGCACGCACCAACCGGGAGGGCGGCCCTTCCGCGCTGGCAGCTGCCATTGTCGGACGTACGCCCCGCTATGGCTATCACCTTGACGAGCGGCGCCGGGCGGATGTTGTCGTCGAGCTGAGGGTTCCGGTAAAGAGTATCGCCGATTTCGGCGCGCTCAGCTATGTTGTGGGCAATCAGGTGGGCAACAGCTGTCTCTGGTTCGCTGATCTTGCCGAGTGGCTCCCTGCCTTGCCCGGGAATCTCACCGATGGCGGAGAAGCAGGGGATCGATTGAAGACCCTGGGTGCGGGTCTGGCGGCCTATGGTGCTGTGGCTTTGTATCACATCGCCGGCTACACGCCGGAAGCCCTCGATCCGGGCGACTCGCTGGTGCGGCCAAACGCCCGCCGGCTGGTGGTCAACAGCCTTGAGTCAGGATTTCGGATCATGGATGCCGACCCTGATCTGCGCCAGATCGACCTGGTGACACTTGGATGTCCTCACGCCAGTTTGAGTGAGATCGAGCACATTGCCGGGATGGTAGATGGGCAGGCCCTGTCAACCCGGCTGTGGGTTACGACAGCCAGGATCACCAGGGACCGGGCGCGGGAGGCGGGCTGGGTCAACACCATCGAGGCTGCCGGCGGACAGGTGATCGCCGATACCTGCGGCGTGGTGGCCCCCCTTCGCAGTTTGGGTATCAAACGCATGGCAACCAACGCTGGCAAGATGGCCTGTTACGCCCCTGCCCACAGCGGGGTGCAGATGCGTTTTGGCAGCATGGTTCAGTGCCTGGAAGCAGCACTGACTGGCGAATGGCCCGAGGCGCCGGAGACGGGAGACGGGTTCCAGGGGCAGTCGTAA
- a CDS encoding thiolase family protein, with the protein MHDAVIIDAVRTPVGRHGGALASVRPDDLAAIVVAALVERTGIDPGLVEEVYLGCANQGGEDNRDIARMALLLAGFPQHVAGVTFNRLCASGLTAVNQAARAIKVGEGEAFIAGGVESMSRAPFAVAKAERAYPWGHQTMWDTTLGWRFPNPRMEALFPLEPLGETAENIYDLSCQPRQDTSQDSGKTGAGGSISREEQDAFALESHRRAVEAIRTGRFREEIVPVEVPRRKKPPIMVDTDEHPRYKRNEEGDLLLDSSMDKLARLRPAFRQGGTVTAGNASGINDGAAALLLMSAHSAEVQGLQPLARIVASAAAGVDPRTMGLGPVPATRKVLERAGLNMADIGLIEINEAFAVQSLACMRELSMDPAITNVNGGAVALGHPLGCSGARIMTTLLHEMKRRNAEGAAIRYGLVTLCVGVGQGESTIVEWVGR; encoded by the coding sequence ATGCACGATGCAGTGATTATTGATGCAGTTCGTACGCCGGTAGGCCGCCATGGCGGCGCGCTGGCCTCCGTTCGCCCCGACGATCTTGCCGCCATTGTCGTCGCGGCATTGGTCGAGCGTACCGGCATTGACCCCGGTCTGGTGGAAGAGGTTTACCTGGGATGCGCCAACCAGGGTGGGGAGGATAACCGCGACATTGCGCGTATGGCCCTTCTCCTGGCCGGTTTTCCCCAACATGTTGCCGGTGTGACCTTCAACCGTCTCTGTGCCAGCGGACTGACCGCCGTCAATCAGGCCGCTCGTGCCATCAAGGTGGGCGAGGGAGAGGCCTTTATCGCCGGAGGTGTCGAGTCGATGAGCAGGGCGCCCTTCGCGGTGGCGAAGGCCGAGCGTGCCTATCCCTGGGGCCACCAGACCATGTGGGACACGACCCTGGGATGGCGTTTTCCCAATCCCCGTATGGAAGCCCTCTTTCCCCTGGAACCGTTGGGCGAAACTGCCGAAAACATCTACGATTTGAGCTGCCAACCCAGGCAGGATACTTCCCAGGACTCCGGTAAAACCGGTGCCGGCGGGTCTATCAGCCGCGAGGAGCAGGATGCCTTCGCCCTGGAGAGCCACCGGCGCGCCGTGGAAGCGATTCGAACCGGTCGATTCCGGGAAGAAATCGTACCGGTCGAGGTGCCTCGACGTAAGAAACCCCCGATCATGGTCGATACCGATGAACATCCCCGCTACAAGCGCAACGAAGAGGGCGACCTGCTGCTGGATTCCAGCATGGACAAGCTTGCCCGCCTGCGGCCTGCTTTCCGCCAGGGCGGCACGGTAACCGCGGGCAACGCCAGTGGGATCAACGATGGCGCGGCGGCCCTGCTTCTGATGTCGGCCCATTCGGCTGAGGTCCAGGGCCTTCAGCCGTTGGCTCGTATCGTGGCATCGGCCGCGGCGGGGGTCGATCCCCGTACCATGGGGCTGGGGCCGGTGCCGGCTACCAGAAAGGTTCTCGAACGAGCGGGCCTGAACATGGCTGACATCGGGTTGATCGAGATCAATGAGGCCTTTGCGGTGCAGTCGCTGGCCTGCATGCGCGAACTGAGCATGGACCCGGCGATTACCAATGTCAACGGCGGGGCAGTGGCCCTGGGCCATCCGCTGGGCTGCTCCGGCGCACGTATCATGACCACGCTGCTGCACGAGATGAAACGGCGCAACGCTGAAGGAGCCGCTATTCGCTACGGCCTGGTAACCCTGTGTGTGGGCGTTGGCCAGGGTGAATCAACCATTGTAGAGTGGGTCGGTCGCTAA
- a CDS encoding metallophosphoesterase family protein, translating into MRILLFADIHGNAQALEAVVGDSARHGPYDLTICAGDLAWAGPRPRLVLQHVRDLCREDPTGTAGGAICLMGNCDRFLLDDFEQVLPPGKRAKRFWHQRKWMLDHLTSADLGFLRRLPFQHRVGPAPGQDLLVVHANPHNLDDPVSVDMTDEELASVIGDEEFRVLAFGHIHVPAVWQWRGRLLVNIASVGLPRDGDTRAAYSVLTWSNGRWHVAQYRVNYEVGMVAEDMRKSGLPRGEHFAKRLLAARY; encoded by the coding sequence ATGCGGATTCTGCTATTTGCAGATATTCATGGCAACGCACAGGCTCTGGAGGCGGTGGTTGGGGACAGCGCGCGCCACGGCCCATACGACCTGACGATCTGTGCGGGGGATCTGGCCTGGGCCGGACCGCGCCCCCGGCTGGTACTGCAGCATGTTCGAGACCTGTGCCGGGAGGATCCCACCGGCACAGCGGGAGGCGCCATCTGCTTAATGGGGAACTGCGATCGCTTTCTTCTGGATGACTTCGAACAGGTTTTGCCTCCCGGGAAGAGAGCCAAACGTTTTTGGCACCAGCGCAAGTGGATGTTGGATCATCTTACCTCAGCCGACCTCGGTTTTCTGCGGCGGTTACCTTTCCAGCATCGGGTTGGCCCGGCGCCTGGGCAGGATTTGCTCGTCGTGCACGCCAATCCCCACAACCTGGATGATCCGGTTTCGGTCGATATGACCGACGAGGAATTAGCCAGTGTGATCGGCGACGAGGAATTTCGGGTGCTGGCCTTCGGGCACATCCACGTGCCGGCGGTATGGCAATGGCGCGGCCGGTTATTGGTCAACATCGCCAGTGTAGGACTGCCGCGCGACGGTGACACCCGGGCCGCCTACAGCGTTTTGACTTGGTCAAACGGCCGCTGGCACGTGGCCCAATACCGCGTAAACTATGAAGTCGGGATGGTGGCCGAGGACATGCGCAAGAGCGGTCTGCCGCGAGGTGAACATTTCGCCAAACGGCTGCTGGCCGCGCGCTATTAG
- a CDS encoding Gfo/Idh/MocA family oxidoreductase — translation MTKVRWGILSTANIGTEKVIPAMMQAENVEVLGIASRDLEKAQAAATRLGVPRAYGSYAAMLADPDIDAVYNPLPNHLHVPWSIKALEAGKHVLCEKPIALTADEGQLLVDAAKAHSDQKVMEAFMYRHHPQWLAAKALVADGSLGELRTIQTFFSYFNDDPDNVRNMADIGGGGLMDIGCYAISLARFIFGKEPERVCGVVEYDPEFETDRLASALMDFGDGTATFTTSTQLVPYQRVNIFGTEGRVEIEIPFNAPRDKPCRIWVQRGDDVEEVLFDVVNQYTIQGDLMSQAILDDTDVPTAIEDAVANMRVIEAIVESDRSGTWVAPASLVGNR, via the coding sequence ATGACAAAGGTTCGCTGGGGAATCCTGAGTACAGCCAACATCGGCACCGAAAAGGTGATTCCCGCAATGATGCAGGCAGAAAATGTCGAGGTCCTGGGCATTGCTTCGCGGGATTTGGAAAAAGCCCAGGCAGCCGCGACCAGATTAGGGGTACCCAGGGCCTACGGTTCCTACGCGGCCATGCTGGCCGACCCCGACATCGACGCGGTCTACAACCCATTACCCAACCATCTGCACGTGCCATGGTCAATCAAGGCGCTGGAAGCGGGCAAACATGTGTTGTGCGAAAAGCCCATCGCGCTGACGGCCGACGAGGGCCAGCTGTTGGTTGACGCGGCCAAAGCTCATTCAGATCAAAAGGTCATGGAGGCGTTTATGTATCGCCACCATCCCCAGTGGCTGGCGGCCAAGGCGCTGGTGGCGGATGGAAGCCTGGGTGAACTGCGCACGATCCAGACCTTCTTCTCCTACTTCAACGATGATCCGGATAACGTACGCAACATGGCTGATATCGGAGGGGGTGGCTTGATGGACATCGGCTGCTACGCTATTTCCCTTGCTCGATTCATCTTCGGCAAAGAGCCAGAGCGGGTCTGCGGAGTCGTCGAGTACGATCCTGAGTTCGAAACCGATCGTCTGGCATCAGCCCTGATGGATTTCGGAGATGGAACCGCCACGTTCACCACCTCGACTCAGTTGGTGCCCTACCAGCGGGTCAATATCTTCGGGACTGAAGGCCGGGTAGAAATCGAGATACCCTTCAATGCCCCGCGGGACAAACCGTGCCGGATTTGGGTGCAGAGGGGTGATGATGTCGAGGAGGTCCTCTTCGATGTTGTGAACCAATACACGATTCAGGGTGACCTCATGTCTCAGGCCATCCTGGATGACACCGATGTACCCACCGCCATCGAGGATGCTGTCGCCAACATGAGGGTGATCGAAGCGATCGTTGAGAGTGACAGGAGCGGTACCTGGGTGGCGCCCGCTTCGCTGGTCGGCAATCGGTAA